From a region of the Candidatus Palauibacter polyketidifaciens genome:
- the yidD gene encoding membrane protein insertion efficiency factor YidD, producing MRRVIIGAIRGYQLVVSPWLPASCRYEPSCSEYALTAVRRFGAVRGVWLCVRRLLRCHPLGSCGYDPVPARER from the coding sequence ATGCGCCGGGTGATCATCGGAGCGATTCGCGGCTACCAGCTGGTGGTCTCTCCCTGGCTGCCGGCCTCCTGCAGGTACGAGCCGAGCTGCTCGGAATACGCGTTGACCGCGGTGCGGCGATTCGGAGCGGTCCGAGGCGTCTGGCTGTGCGTTCGGCGCCTTCTTCGCTGTCACCCCCTCGGGTCGTGCGGCTACGACCCGGTTCCCGCCCGGGAGCGCTGA
- a CDS encoding ribonuclease P protein component encodes MTRSVASDEAASGRRPEGYRRPRAARLRTAREIRRTIRAGRSSRGRIVDVFFARSTAGRSRIGVVTPRHGRGAVARNLVRRRLTEIARLHVLPALEARRLDLDLVVRAKPAAYDASYERLRTTLMDSLETVCAG; translated from the coding sequence GTGACGCGTTCCGTCGCAAGCGACGAAGCCGCTAGCGGGCGTCGGCCCGAAGGCTATCGACGGCCTCGCGCGGCTCGGCTGCGCACAGCACGGGAGATTCGCCGAACCATCCGTGCGGGCCGCTCCAGCCGTGGCCGCATCGTGGACGTCTTCTTCGCTCGGTCGACCGCCGGCCGCTCCAGGATCGGGGTTGTGACGCCTCGCCACGGCCGCGGCGCGGTCGCGCGAAACCTCGTACGGCGGCGCCTGACCGAGATCGCTCGCCTTCACGTATTGCCCGCCCTTGAAGCCCGCCGGCTCGATCTGGACCTGGTCGTGAGAGCGAAACCGGCCGCCTACGACGCCTCGTACGAGAGGCTTCGGACGACGTTGATGGATTCGCTGGAGACGGTATGCGCCGGGTGA
- the rpmH gene encoding 50S ribosomal protein L34 has translation MGKPTYSKPTNRKRVRDHGFRARMKTKAGRRTLSRRRRKGRRRLTVSDAFRRKRRSR, from the coding sequence ATGGGGAAGCCCACATACAGCAAGCCGACCAACAGGAAGCGCGTTCGGGATCATGGGTTCCGGGCGCGCATGAAGACGAAGGCGGGCCGCCGCACGCTGTCGCGCCGCCGAAGGAAGGGTCGACGTCGGCTCACCGTCAGTGACGCGTTCCGTCGCAAGCGACGAAGCCGCTAG